CAAACCAAGAATCCAAAAAAGAATTTTTTTCCTTTTTCCTTTCTACTTTTTACTTGGCAACAGCATCGTTGCTTCGATTTCTTCGCGGACTTGTTTGCTGACGTAGCTGCGGTTCATGCACTCGACGAGGAAGAGATTGGCTGCGTAATATTGTTTGAGAAGTTTTGCTTGCTCTTTAGTAAATTGCCAATCATGACCAATATTGCGGCAATCGATACAGATTTGATGCAATTCTTGATTCCATTCTTCTCCATTTGATTTCCAGTATTTAGAGACTAATTGAGAATCTACATGTTCAATGGGTAAAGATTTATCTTTAAGTTTTTGTAGCACGTTGACCAATACATTTAGTTTTAAAGAGCTGGCGATCTCAACATTATAATCACGAACAAGATTTCGAGAAAGATCACGATCAAGAATTAAGTCATTTTCAATGATACTAATACTGTCAAAGTTAATGTCATGAGAAAGTTTGCTATCAATTACAAAAGCAAAATCACGAGATACTTGGAGAACTTCTTTGAGAGAAAGAAAATGTGCATGAGCACGGTTACGAGTACGGCGAACTTGGGGATTGCTCTCTAGATAATGGACAAACGAATGTAATCCAAGATAGGTATAGTAAGCTCTCATTCCAGTAATCTTATAATTTGTCTGCACAGAATCTGTTTTTTTCTTTAGCCACTCCAAAAACACCTGTAAATTCACATCATCTCTTAACATTCCGTCAATGCGCTCCTTCATCATCTTCACAAGATCATCCGATCGCCGCAACATTTCCGCAGTCAGATAAAATACCTCTTTCCATCTAGGATTAGAAATATTCTCGATCAAGTTTTCAAAATGTCTTTCCCTCTCAATTTCACGCGCCGCAAAATATTCCTGAAAAGTCAAATGGGAAAAAGAATAAATATATCTTGCCCTCTCTACTAACAATCCATGATGATGCTCGATCGCCTTTAGCACCACCTCACTATCCAGCCGTAAAGCATCAGGATCGGCAGATGCTTCAGGGAGATTGCATATATAGTCCTTAATCTGACGTTGCAAATCTTCTTGTCGAAAGAAATACTCACCATTCAAAAACGTATTAAAGGCAATCTGTCCCAGCATATCCTCCTTGTTTTGTGGCGACAGATGCTTATAAATTATCTCCCGCTCAATATTCCGCTTCGCATCCCACTTTTTCATCAATACTTCCAAACCTTCCCTATACAGTTCCGATCGCTTCGGCGGGAAGTCATTACGCTCTCCAAATACTAAACACAACAGCGTCAGTAACAAAGGGCTTTTCGCCAATTCCTTGACAGGTTCATTACCCTTTAACCTATCTAACATCCGTTCAGCCTTTGATTCATCCCTCTCCCGAAACCAATTATTCACAAAGGTTTCAATCTGCCCATCATCAAAGTCGGCAACCTCAACTTCCGTAAACTTCTCAAACTGGTATTCTCGCGCCGCAATCCGACAGGTGATCGCAAAGCGATTTTTTAGCCAATCCCGCGAAAATTGATCGATGTCCTGCTTAACACGGCGATCATCCTCTTTCTTTACCTCATCCAATCCATCCAACAGAATTAACGCTTTACCATTATCTAGCAACTGTTTGGCTACATCCTGTGATACTTTGCGCTTTTCAAATTCCGTCAAAATGTAATTTTCTAGCGATGGCTGTCCCCTCTCCTCCGCATAAGCCTTCAGCGTCACAAAGATCGGCACAAGTTCCCCATGAAACTTACCCGCAAGGCATGACATCGCCAAATATTTCATAAACGTGGTTTTCCCTGCCCCCGGTTTACCCAACACCACTAACTTTTGAATTTCATCAACCGCTTTAAGCCCCGTCACCCGTTCTTTAATCGTCCCTACTAAAAAGCGATCAAAATGCTCACGGGTGCAAACCTCCATCACCTCGTCATAGCCAATCCGCCGCCGCCCGATCACCTCCTTAATGATATTCACATCGGTATAAATCCGATCCAGATCGACAGGTTGCGTCATATCCAAAACCCGCATCGTCCCACAGCGATCAGTCACATCCGCCGCGATTTTTTGCTTCACATCTTGGACTAGCAAATCAAGGTCGTCGTCAGGTTGAAGCTCAGCTTTTACATTCTGCTTTTTCGCCTCTGCCTCTAACCAATTTCGCAACTTATTCGCCTTATTCGCGCCAGTACCCGCAATATTAAACTTCTTGTAAATACCTGTCTTGCGATTACGGATTGCCTCAGCCGTGACGTGCAGTTGCTCCGATATTTCGCGATCATCTTTACCATTGCCCCACCAAAGCAAAAATACTTCCTCTTGTTCAGAAGACAACTCGTACTTACGAGCCAAATCAGTTAAGAAATTGCTAGGAAACATAGACAATCTGGCGATTAGATAAAATTATATTAACCGAAAATTTAATAGTAAAAAGACAAAAAATTGTAGGGGTTAAGCATTTGCGCCACAATTTCTAAACTCATCACAGAGACATCACTCCGCAAATGCTTAACCCTCTTCGCTTTCACCGATAAATTTTCCCTGCGTTTTGAGGTTAAGGGCAAAGCATTCCCGATTTCAAAAGATCGGTAAATTCGTAAATGGTTGCGGGAATGCTTTGCCCCTACAATCTTTGACCTTTTTTGTGGCAGTGGAGATATGTTCTGTAAGCCTGACTATGTAAGGCAATGTAAGGCTTGTAAGACTATGTATGTGGATTGATCTCCAAACTTAATTTGAGATTCTTGATATTGTCAAAGCAATCAAAGGCAACTTAAAAATATGGACACTCAAAATCAAGTTCAAAAGCCAGTCACGACTCAAGCGATCGCCCAAACCAATAGCTCACCTGCTAACAAACAAACTGCGATCGAATCCATACCTTCAACAACACCCGTTGACGCATCCAATACAAT
This genomic stretch from Pseudanabaena galeata CCNP1313 harbors:
- a CDS encoding NACHT C-terminal helical domain 2-containing protein, coding for MFPSNFLTDLARKYELSSEQEEVFLLWWGNGKDDREISEQLHVTAEAIRNRKTGIYKKFNIAGTGANKANKLRNWLEAEAKKQNVKAELQPDDDLDLLVQDVKQKIAADVTDRCGTMRVLDMTQPVDLDRIYTDVNIIKEVIGRRRIGYDEVMEVCTREHFDRFLVGTIKERVTGLKAVDEIQKLVVLGKPGAGKTTFMKYLAMSCLAGKFHGELVPIFVTLKAYAEERGQPSLENYILTEFEKRKVSQDVAKQLLDNGKALILLDGLDEVKKEDDRRVKQDIDQFSRDWLKNRFAITCRIAAREYQFEKFTEVEVADFDDGQIETFVNNWFRERDESKAERMLDRLKGNEPVKELAKSPLLLTLLCLVFGERNDFPPKRSELYREGLEVLMKKWDAKRNIEREIIYKHLSPQNKEDMLGQIAFNTFLNGEYFFRQEDLQRQIKDYICNLPEASADPDALRLDSEVVLKAIEHHHGLLVERARYIYSFSHLTFQEYFAAREIERERHFENLIENISNPRWKEVFYLTAEMLRRSDDLVKMMKERIDGMLRDDVNLQVFLEWLKKKTDSVQTNYKITGMRAYYTYLGLHSFVHYLESNPQVRRTRNRAHAHFLSLKEVLQVSRDFAFVIDSKLSHDINFDSISIIENDLILDRDLSRNLVRDYNVEIASSLKLNVLVNVLQKLKDKSLPIEHVDSQLVSKYWKSNGEEWNQELHQICIDCRNIGHDWQFTKEQAKLLKQYYAANLFLVECMNRSYVSKQVREEIEATMLLPSKK